The following coding sequences lie in one Thiohalospira halophila DSM 15071 genomic window:
- the msrA gene encoding peptide-methionine (S)-S-oxide reductase MsrA, with translation MMSQEGGQRARFAAGCFWGIEVAFRRVPGVLDARVGYSGGHVEHPTYEQVCRGETGHAEAVEVVFDPVQVGYGELLRVFWAIHDPTQVNRQGPDVGPQYRSALFPLDEEQERLARESRAAEEASGRHAAPIATTIEPAGPFWEAEGYHQRYLERRGLGG, from the coding sequence ATGATGAGCCAGGAGGGAGGGCAGAGGGCCCGGTTCGCCGCCGGCTGTTTCTGGGGCATCGAGGTGGCCTTCCGGCGGGTGCCCGGCGTGCTGGACGCCCGGGTAGGCTATAGCGGTGGTCACGTGGAGCATCCGACCTACGAGCAGGTCTGCCGCGGGGAAACGGGGCATGCCGAGGCAGTCGAGGTGGTCTTCGATCCCGTTCAGGTGGGGTACGGTGAGCTTCTGCGCGTCTTCTGGGCCATCCACGATCCCACCCAGGTGAATCGGCAGGGACCCGATGTGGGTCCGCAGTATCGCTCCGCCCTCTTCCCGCTGGATGAGGAGCAGGAGCGGCTGGCCCGGGAGAGCCGGGCGGCGGAGGAGGCCAGCGGACGCCACGCGGCGCCCATTGCCACCACCATCGAACCCGCCGGCCCCTTCTGGGAGGCGGAGGGCTACCACCAGCGCTATCTGGAACGGCGCGGCCTCGGGGGCTGA
- a CDS encoding DedA family protein yields MTLDGLVAEYGYLAIAAGVFIEGEVVVATGGVFAARGVLGLPQVILSAFLGSVLTYQIFFLLGRSPAARWLADRPRWQHRVMALRQRLVHHHVGLILTYRLLFGLRNATPFVLGLSGVPWWRFTLLDLVPAAIWSVAVSLVGYVLGRELLRWTAENWRAELVMTGVAVALLVAAIWWLRRRLHRRDRTGDSC; encoded by the coding sequence GTGACGCTGGACGGTCTGGTCGCGGAGTACGGCTACCTCGCCATTGCCGCCGGGGTCTTCATCGAGGGCGAGGTGGTGGTGGCCACCGGGGGCGTATTCGCCGCTCGGGGCGTGCTGGGGCTACCCCAGGTCATTCTCAGCGCCTTCCTGGGGTCAGTGCTCACCTACCAGATCTTCTTCCTCCTCGGGCGCAGCCCCGCTGCCCGCTGGCTGGCGGACCGCCCGCGCTGGCAGCACCGGGTGATGGCCCTGCGTCAGCGGCTGGTCCACCATCACGTAGGGTTGATCCTGACCTACCGCCTCCTGTTCGGCCTGCGTAACGCCACGCCCTTCGTCCTCGGCCTCTCCGGCGTCCCCTGGTGGCGTTTCACCCTTCTCGATCTGGTCCCGGCGGCCATCTGGTCGGTGGCGGTGAGCCTGGTGGGCTACGTGCTGGGCCGGGAACTGCTGCGCTGGACCGCCGAGAACTGGCGGGCGGAACTGGTCATGACCGGTGTGGCGGTGGCCCTGCTGGTCGCCGCGATCTGGTGGCTCCGGCGGCGGCTCCATCGGCGGGATCGAACCGGGGATAGCTGCTAG
- the gshA gene encoding glutamate--cysteine ligase, producing MLEKRLARLEELGEVGRPDGRLVGLEKEGLRVDRQGRIAATPHPESLGSALTNAWLTTDYSEALLEFVTPPAESAAEALDFLCDLQTFVHEILGDDEFLWATSMPCALAGPESIPIADYGPSNPGMMKTVYRRGLGHRYGRLMQVIAGVHFNFSLPDAFWRAYQSTEGDAGSLREFRDTGYFAMIRNLQRVGWLIPYLFGASPAVCKSFLAGRGASLEPFDDHTAWEPYATSLRMGDIGYTNTREDQTGVKACYDDLDCYVDSLQCAITTPFPEYERMGVEVEGRWEQLNANILQIENEYYSTVRPKQPTEGLEMPSLALRQRGVAYVELRSMDVNAWHPLGVEEGQLRFVEVLMLFCLLHESPPIGPVERRAIDANQLATAHRGREPGLALQRGGGTVSLRDWATEVLDHMEGVAAWLDTGENGTPYADAVAAQREPVADPEATPSACMVREMRERGEGFFEFALRRSRSFHEAYRERPLTEERRALFEDEARRSREARAAAEAADEGSFEAFLARYFSQAG from the coding sequence TTGCTCGAGAAACGCCTGGCACGGCTGGAAGAGCTTGGCGAGGTCGGCCGCCCCGACGGCCGCCTGGTGGGCCTGGAGAAGGAGGGCCTGCGGGTGGACCGGCAGGGCCGGATCGCCGCCACGCCCCACCCGGAGTCCCTGGGTTCGGCGCTCACCAATGCCTGGCTGACCACCGACTACTCCGAGGCCCTACTGGAGTTCGTCACCCCGCCGGCGGAGTCCGCCGCCGAGGCGCTGGACTTCCTCTGCGATCTCCAGACCTTCGTCCACGAGATCCTGGGGGATGACGAGTTCCTCTGGGCCACCAGCATGCCGTGTGCCCTCGCAGGCCCGGAGTCCATCCCCATCGCCGACTACGGCCCCTCCAACCCGGGGATGATGAAGACCGTCTACCGGCGCGGTCTGGGGCATCGCTACGGCCGGCTGATGCAGGTTATCGCCGGGGTCCACTTCAACTTCTCCCTGCCGGATGCCTTCTGGCGCGCCTACCAGTCGACGGAGGGCGACGCCGGGAGCCTGCGCGAGTTCCGGGATACCGGCTACTTCGCCATGATCCGCAACCTCCAGCGGGTGGGCTGGCTCATCCCCTACCTCTTCGGCGCCTCGCCGGCGGTCTGCAAGTCCTTCCTCGCCGGGCGCGGTGCGAGCCTGGAGCCCTTCGACGACCACACCGCCTGGGAGCCCTACGCCACCTCCCTGCGCATGGGGGACATCGGCTACACCAACACCCGGGAAGACCAGACCGGGGTGAAGGCCTGTTACGACGACCTGGACTGCTACGTGGACAGCCTCCAGTGCGCCATTACCACCCCCTTCCCCGAGTACGAGCGCATGGGGGTGGAGGTCGAGGGTCGGTGGGAGCAGCTCAACGCCAACATCCTCCAGATCGAGAACGAGTACTACTCCACCGTCCGCCCCAAGCAGCCCACCGAGGGGCTGGAGATGCCCTCACTCGCCCTGCGCCAGCGCGGCGTCGCCTACGTGGAACTGCGCTCCATGGACGTCAACGCCTGGCACCCGCTGGGTGTGGAGGAGGGGCAGCTGCGCTTCGTGGAGGTGCTCATGCTCTTCTGCCTCCTCCACGAGAGCCCGCCCATCGGGCCGGTGGAGCGCCGCGCCATCGACGCCAACCAGCTGGCCACCGCCCACCGCGGCCGCGAGCCCGGGCTGGCCCTGCAACGGGGCGGGGGAACGGTCTCCCTGCGCGACTGGGCCACCGAGGTCCTGGACCACATGGAGGGGGTGGCCGCCTGGCTGGATACCGGCGAGAACGGGACCCCCTACGCCGATGCCGTGGCCGCCCAGCGGGAGCCGGTGGCCGATCCCGAGGCCACTCCCTCGGCCTGCATGGTCCGGGAGATGCGCGAACGCGGCGAGGGCTTCTTCGAGTTCGCCCTGCGGCGCTCGCGCAGCTTCCACGAGGCCTACCGCGAGCGACCGCTCACCGAGGAGCGTCGGGCCCTGTTCGAGGACGAGGCCCGGCGCTCCCGGGAAGCTCGCGCGGCCGCCGAGGCGGCCGACGAGGGCTCCTTCGAGGCCTTCCTGGCGCGCTACTTCAGCCAGGCCGGCTAG
- a CDS encoding OmpA family protein: protein MRAAVIILAILAVALGGTTWKFHTEARDAREQVVRLQEVNREIGARARELAEHQEAMVAEVEKRLAAEDENFAELDRIRSLYEELVAELEEEIQRKEVAVNRMADRLSVRLVERVLFRSGSAELSDAGRDLLSRVGRRLQANGDYVIRVEGHTDNVPIGEKLVDTYPTNWELSARRAVNVVRHLQEEAGVDPERLQAVGRAEHRPVADNATAEGRARNRRMEIHLVPPSPAAGVVARDD from the coding sequence ATGCGGGCAGCCGTGATCATCCTGGCCATCCTCGCGGTGGCCCTGGGCGGGACTACCTGGAAATTCCACACCGAGGCCCGGGATGCCCGGGAGCAGGTGGTCCGGCTGCAGGAGGTCAACCGCGAAATCGGCGCGCGCGCCCGGGAGCTGGCCGAGCACCAGGAGGCCATGGTGGCCGAGGTGGAGAAGCGTCTGGCCGCCGAGGACGAGAACTTCGCCGAGCTCGACCGCATCCGCTCCCTCTACGAGGAGCTGGTGGCGGAGCTGGAGGAGGAGATCCAGCGCAAGGAGGTAGCGGTGAACCGCATGGCCGACCGGCTCTCCGTGCGCCTGGTGGAACGGGTCCTCTTCCGCTCCGGCTCGGCCGAACTCAGTGATGCCGGGCGCGACCTGCTCTCCCGCGTGGGCCGCCGCCTCCAGGCCAACGGCGACTACGTCATCCGCGTGGAGGGCCATACCGACAACGTCCCCATCGGGGAGAAGCTCGTCGATACCTACCCCACCAACTGGGAACTCTCCGCCCGGCGCGCGGTGAACGTGGTCCGCCACCTCCAGGAGGAGGCCGGCGTGGATCCCGAACGGCTGCAGGCGGTGGGGCGGGCGGAGCACCGCCCGGTGGCGGATAACGCCACCGCCGAGGGGCGGGCCCGCAACCGGCGCATGGAGATCCACCTGGTGCCGCCGAGCCCCGCCGCCGGGGTCGTTGCCCGCGACGACTAG
- a CDS encoding HvfX family Cu-binding RiPP maturation protein has product MSAIHHVQGLHDQLDRVGVALAPLGLRLLLAWEYWESGWMKFTGSNWFAEIQGAFPFPFNVVPPEISWFLATWSELLGAIALVVGLATRYVGVALLILTLVAWYSVHAGHGYNVCDNGYKLALMYSVMLLPLILLGAGRLSVDHWLRRRFGG; this is encoded by the coding sequence ATGAGCGCTATCCACCACGTGCAGGGGCTGCACGATCAGCTGGACCGGGTCGGCGTGGCCCTGGCCCCGCTGGGCCTGCGCCTGCTCCTGGCCTGGGAGTACTGGGAATCGGGCTGGATGAAGTTCACCGGGTCCAACTGGTTCGCCGAGATCCAGGGGGCGTTCCCCTTCCCCTTCAACGTGGTGCCGCCGGAGATCTCCTGGTTCCTGGCCACCTGGAGCGAACTGCTGGGGGCCATCGCCCTGGTGGTGGGGCTGGCCACGCGCTACGTCGGCGTGGCCCTGCTCATCCTGACCCTGGTGGCCTGGTACAGCGTCCACGCCGGCCACGGCTACAACGTCTGCGACAACGGCTACAAGCTTGCGCTCATGTATTCGGTGATGCTGCTGCCGCTGATCCTGTTGGGGGCCGGGCGCCTGTCGGTGGACCACTGGCTGCGTCGCCGCTTCGGCGGCTAG
- a CDS encoding HvfC family RiPP maturation protein: MSTQAPDPLARQLRAFADHIRDPERAPAPAGVPDRRMGVYRDLFFNNLRGMLADTYPVCHAILGEKRWTCLIRAWFRDHRPTTPLFPELPRELLTWLERPERPALADEPPFLVELAHYEWLEIEVAHAGEEDPAAVPGDLLAGAPVLAAAVRWARYTWPVPRLGPEYQPGTPPAEPTGVIVHRDGADQVGFLAATPATLALLDGLSAAPGIPGRTVLAELARSLGHTDPDPIIAAGTDILADLRDRGIIAGIAPATANQDEEESP; this comes from the coding sequence GTGTCCACGCAGGCGCCTGACCCCCTCGCCCGCCAGCTGCGCGCCTTCGCCGACCACATCCGGGATCCGGAGCGGGCGCCCGCGCCCGCCGGGGTCCCGGACCGGCGCATGGGGGTCTATCGCGACCTCTTCTTCAACAACCTGCGCGGGATGCTGGCCGACACCTATCCGGTCTGCCACGCCATCCTGGGGGAGAAGCGCTGGACCTGCCTCATCCGCGCCTGGTTCCGCGACCACCGGCCCACCACCCCGCTCTTTCCGGAACTCCCCCGGGAACTGCTGACCTGGCTGGAACGGCCGGAGCGCCCGGCGCTGGCGGACGAGCCCCCCTTCCTGGTGGAACTGGCCCACTACGAGTGGCTGGAGATCGAGGTCGCCCACGCCGGCGAAGAGGATCCGGCCGCCGTTCCGGGGGACCTCCTGGCGGGGGCCCCGGTCCTGGCGGCGGCGGTCCGGTGGGCCCGCTATACCTGGCCGGTCCCCCGGCTGGGACCGGAGTACCAGCCCGGGACGCCGCCGGCCGAGCCCACGGGGGTCATCGTCCACCGGGACGGTGCGGACCAGGTGGGCTTCCTGGCCGCCACGCCGGCGACCCTGGCCCTGCTGGACGGGCTGTCAGCGGCCCCCGGGATCCCCGGCCGGACGGTCCTTGCCGAACTGGCCCGCTCCCTGGGGCATACCGATCCCGACCCCATCATCGCCGCCGGCACCGACATCCTCGCCGACCTCCGGGATCGGGGCATCATCGCCGGCATCGCACCAGCCACCGCCAACCAAGACGAGGAGGAGTCCCCATGA
- a CDS encoding HvfB family MNIO-type RiPP peptide maturase: MNRPEGITGAGLGLRRAIADDLLEPPAPGPDFLEVAPENWMGLGGRPGRTFRQLTERHPFIAHGLSLSIGGPEALDTDFVARVGDFLDVHGFHGYSEHLSYCSADGHLYDLMPLPFTEEAVHHVAGRVRTVQEILGRRIALENVSYYATHEAGMGELAFINAVLEEADCDLLLDVNNVWVNATNHGYDARAFLDGLPAERVAYLHVAGHYREAEDLIIDTHGAPVIDPVWALLEHAYRRLGPRPTLLERDFNLPPLPELLDEVEAIRRRQATAGDAEPEEPRVHAGA, from the coding sequence ATGAACCGCCCCGAGGGCATTACCGGGGCGGGGCTCGGGCTGCGTCGCGCCATTGCCGACGACCTGCTCGAGCCCCCCGCGCCCGGCCCCGATTTCCTGGAGGTGGCGCCGGAGAACTGGATGGGACTGGGCGGCCGCCCCGGCCGTACCTTCCGCCAGCTCACCGAGCGCCATCCCTTCATCGCCCACGGCCTGTCGCTCTCCATCGGCGGGCCGGAGGCGCTCGATACCGACTTCGTCGCCCGGGTGGGCGACTTCCTGGACGTCCACGGCTTCCACGGCTACAGCGAACACCTCTCCTACTGCAGCGCCGACGGCCACCTCTACGACCTCATGCCGCTGCCCTTCACCGAGGAGGCGGTCCACCATGTCGCCGGCCGCGTTCGCACCGTCCAGGAGATCCTCGGTCGGCGCATCGCCCTGGAGAACGTCTCCTACTACGCCACCCACGAGGCCGGCATGGGGGAGCTCGCCTTCATCAACGCGGTGCTGGAGGAGGCTGACTGCGACCTGCTGCTGGACGTGAACAACGTCTGGGTCAACGCCACCAACCACGGCTACGACGCCCGTGCCTTCCTGGACGGCCTGCCGGCGGAGCGAGTGGCCTACCTCCACGTGGCCGGCCACTACCGCGAGGCCGAAGACCTCATCATCGATACCCACGGCGCCCCCGTCATCGACCCGGTCTGGGCCCTGCTGGAGCACGCCTACCGGCGCCTGGGGCCCCGCCCCACCCTGCTGGAGCGGGACTTCAACCTGCCGCCGCTACCGGAACTGCTGGACGAGGTGGAGGCGATCCGCCGCCGCCAGGCGACCGCCGGGGATGCCGAGCCGGAGGAGCCCCGTGTCCACGCAGGCGCCTGA
- a CDS encoding TetR/AcrR family transcriptional regulator, with product MSRPKSYDPETVLDRATELFWSHGFHATSMRDVSDATDLRPGSLYGSFGGKRELFLAVLERYYAGTRDAVEEALATAPDPLEGARRFLEGVAEAAIADDRARGCLMVNTVLEADALDDAELRQRVDAMFSGIEERLEGALEAARKAGQLEADRDTARLARTLIAAVYGLRVYQRRQPAPEILRELATELLTLLPPRSTAPTATA from the coding sequence ATGAGTCGACCCAAGAGCTACGACCCCGAAACGGTCCTGGACCGCGCCACCGAGCTGTTCTGGAGCCACGGCTTCCACGCCACCTCCATGCGCGATGTCAGCGACGCCACCGACCTGCGCCCGGGGAGCCTGTACGGCTCCTTTGGCGGCAAGCGGGAACTCTTCCTGGCGGTGCTGGAGCGCTACTACGCCGGTACCCGCGACGCCGTGGAGGAGGCGCTGGCCACCGCCCCGGATCCCCTGGAAGGGGCCCGCCGCTTCCTGGAGGGGGTCGCCGAGGCCGCCATTGCCGACGACCGGGCCCGGGGCTGCCTGATGGTGAACACCGTCCTGGAGGCCGATGCCCTGGACGATGCCGAGCTGCGCCAGCGCGTGGACGCCATGTTCAGCGGCATCGAGGAGCGGCTGGAGGGCGCCCTGGAGGCCGCCCGCAAGGCCGGCCAGCTGGAGGCCGACCGGGATACGGCGCGCCTCGCGCGCACGCTCATCGCCGCGGTCTACGGCCTGCGCGTCTACCAGCGCCGGCAGCCGGCGCCGGAGATCCTGCGCGAGCTGGCAACCGAGCTGTTGACGCTGCTGCCGCCGCGCTCGACAGCCCCGACCGCGACTGCTTGA
- a CDS encoding carboxymuconolactone decarboxylase family protein, with the protein MNQTATRTENRTHWPVHDATTAPEAAKPALEAVRQRYGAIPNIFGVMAGSPALLNGYLALTEAYEGGELTPAQRDVILIAASMVNGCGYCVAAHSTMSSLPEEELKALRAGEPLSDPALEALCRVTRAAVERQGWVDDALRSELDAAGLPASAAGEILVGVALKTMSNYMNHQAGTPLDSFLAAWAWEPRAE; encoded by the coding sequence ATGAACCAGACCGCGACCCGGACCGAGAACCGCACCCACTGGCCCGTCCACGACGCCACCACCGCCCCCGAGGCGGCGAAGCCGGCCCTGGAGGCGGTACGCCAGCGCTACGGGGCGATCCCCAACATCTTCGGTGTCATGGCCGGTAGCCCCGCGCTGCTCAACGGCTACCTGGCCCTTACCGAGGCCTACGAGGGCGGAGAACTGACCCCGGCCCAGCGCGATGTCATCCTTATCGCCGCCAGCATGGTCAACGGCTGCGGCTACTGCGTCGCCGCCCACAGCACCATGAGCAGCCTCCCGGAGGAGGAACTCAAGGCGCTGCGCGCCGGCGAGCCCCTCTCGGACCCGGCCCTGGAGGCGCTGTGCCGGGTCACCCGGGCGGCGGTGGAGCGCCAGGGCTGGGTGGACGACGCCCTGCGCTCCGAGCTGGATGCCGCCGGGCTCCCCGCCTCGGCCGCCGGGGAGATCCTGGTGGGCGTGGCCCTGAAGACGATGTCCAACTACATGAACCACCAGGCGGGGACCCCCCTGGACTCATTCCTGGCCGCCTGGGCCTGGGAGCCCCGGGCGGAATAG
- a CDS encoding DUF1841 family protein yields the protein MFGQDRSEMRRTFQTAWEKARAGEDLDPTQRAIAEVVEAHPEYQALLTDSEAALDRDYTPEQGETNPFLHMGLHLALREQVGTDRPAGIRPLHARLASRLGDEHEAEHRMMECLGQALWEAQRNGRAPDEAAYLECLKAL from the coding sequence ATGTTCGGCCAGGACCGCAGCGAGATGCGGCGCACCTTCCAGACCGCCTGGGAGAAGGCCCGGGCCGGGGAGGATCTCGATCCCACCCAGCGGGCCATCGCCGAGGTGGTGGAGGCGCACCCGGAGTACCAGGCGCTGCTCACCGACTCCGAGGCGGCCCTGGACCGGGATTACACCCCGGAACAGGGGGAGACCAACCCGTTCCTGCACATGGGCCTGCACCTGGCCCTGCGCGAGCAGGTGGGGACCGACCGACCCGCCGGGATCCGGCCCCTCCACGCCCGGCTGGCCAGCCGCCTGGGCGACGAGCACGAGGCCGAGCACCGGATGATGGAGTGCCTGGGTCAGGCCCTGTGGGAGGCCCAGCGCAACGGCCGGGCGCCCGACGAGGCTGCCTACCTGGAGTGCCTCAAGGCCCTGTAA
- the nth gene encoding endonuclease III, with the protein MDPATVETLFQRLAAENPAPDSELQYDSPFELLIAVILSAQATDRGVNKATAKLFPVANTPQAILDLGEEGLKGYINTIGLYNSKANNVIKACRMLVDQHGGEVPRDRKALEALPGVGRKTANVVLNTAFGEPTIAVDTHIFRVSNRTGLAPGKTVREVEDRLMEVVPEPYLHGAHHWLILHGRYVCVARKPRCEACVIADLCEYPDKTEEV; encoded by the coding sequence TTGGACCCCGCCACCGTCGAGACGCTGTTCCAGCGCCTGGCCGCCGAGAACCCCGCTCCCGATTCGGAGCTGCAGTACGACTCCCCCTTCGAGCTGCTCATCGCGGTGATCCTCTCCGCGCAGGCCACCGATCGCGGCGTCAACAAGGCCACGGCGAAGCTCTTCCCCGTGGCCAACACGCCGCAGGCCATCCTCGACCTGGGCGAGGAGGGGCTGAAGGGCTACATCAACACCATCGGCCTCTACAATTCCAAGGCGAACAACGTCATCAAGGCGTGCCGGATGCTGGTGGACCAGCACGGCGGCGAGGTCCCGCGGGACCGCAAGGCGCTGGAGGCCCTGCCCGGCGTGGGCCGCAAGACCGCCAACGTGGTGCTCAATACCGCCTTCGGCGAGCCCACCATCGCGGTGGATACCCATATCTTCCGGGTCTCCAACCGCACCGGCCTGGCGCCGGGGAAGACGGTGCGCGAGGTGGAGGACCGGCTCATGGAGGTCGTGCCCGAACCGTACCTCCACGGCGCCCACCACTGGCTCATCCTGCACGGCCGCTACGTCTGCGTGGCCCGAAAGCCCCGGTGCGAGGCCTGCGTCATCGCCGACCTCTGCGAATACCCCGACAAGACCGAGGAGGTCTGA
- a CDS encoding electron transport complex subunit E, which yields MNEEYRDIRNQGLWNNNVALVQLLGLCPLLAVTTSAVNGLGLGLATLLVLLISSTLVSIIRNVVRPEIRLPTFVLIIASAVTAIELAMNAWFHELYGILGIFIPLIVTNCGIIGRAEGFASRNPILPSMYDALMMGLGFAAVLVVLGALREMIGQGTLFADAHLMFGEAARGLALEWEAYEGFLLAVLPPGAFIGLGLLIAVKNIVDARAAARPAPAPEPEPEAAAQG from the coding sequence ATGAACGAGGAATACCGCGACATCCGCAACCAGGGCCTGTGGAACAACAACGTCGCCCTGGTCCAGCTCCTGGGCCTCTGCCCCCTGCTGGCGGTGACCACCTCGGCGGTCAACGGCCTGGGCCTGGGGCTGGCCACGCTGCTGGTCCTGCTCATCTCTAGCACCCTGGTCTCCATCATCCGCAACGTGGTGCGCCCGGAGATTCGGCTGCCCACCTTCGTGCTCATCATCGCCTCGGCGGTGACCGCCATCGAACTGGCCATGAACGCCTGGTTCCACGAGCTCTACGGCATCCTCGGGATCTTCATCCCGCTCATCGTCACCAACTGCGGCATCATTGGCCGGGCCGAGGGCTTCGCCTCCCGCAATCCCATCCTCCCGTCGATGTACGACGCCCTGATGATGGGGCTGGGCTTTGCCGCCGTGCTGGTGGTGCTGGGGGCCCTGCGGGAGATGATCGGCCAGGGGACGCTGTTCGCCGATGCCCACCTGATGTTCGGCGAGGCCGCCCGGGGCCTGGCCCTGGAGTGGGAGGCCTACGAGGGCTTCCTGCTGGCCGTACTGCCCCCCGGCGCCTTCATCGGCCTGGGCCTGCTCATCGCGGTGAAGAACATCGTCGATGCCCGCGCCGCCGCCCGGCCAGCCCCGGCCCCCGAACCGGAGCCGGAGGCGGCAGCCCAGGGTTGA
- the rsxG gene encoding electron transport complex subunit RsxG — protein MTANLRHIALAGGILALFALIGTGLVALTHEATDERIAANQRAATLETLHELIPESRYDNDPVRDAITVTAPQALGSKHPLTVYRARRNGEPVAAVLTVVAPDGYGGPIRLLVAIDHDGTLAGVRVVNHSETPGLGDAIEIERSDWIEDFAGRSLGNPPREDWRVEKDGGVFDQFTGATITPRAVVAAVRRALIYFEEHRRELFARGESAEEP, from the coding sequence ATGACGGCCAACCTGCGCCATATCGCCCTGGCCGGCGGGATCCTCGCCCTCTTCGCCCTCATCGGGACCGGCCTCGTCGCCCTGACCCACGAGGCGACCGACGAGCGGATCGCTGCGAACCAGCGCGCCGCCACCCTGGAGACGCTCCACGAACTGATCCCGGAGTCGCGCTACGACAACGATCCCGTTCGGGATGCCATCACGGTCACCGCCCCGCAGGCCCTGGGCAGCAAGCACCCCCTCACGGTCTACCGGGCTCGCCGGAACGGGGAGCCCGTGGCCGCCGTCCTGACCGTCGTCGCACCCGACGGCTATGGCGGCCCCATCCGGCTACTGGTCGCCATCGACCACGACGGCACCCTCGCCGGGGTACGCGTGGTCAACCACAGCGAGACGCCGGGGCTCGGCGACGCCATCGAGATCGAGCGCTCGGACTGGATCGAGGACTTTGCTGGGCGCAGCCTCGGCAATCCGCCTCGGGAAGACTGGCGGGTGGAGAAGGACGGCGGAGTCTTCGACCAGTTCACCGGGGCCACCATCACCCCCCGGGCCGTGGTGGCAGCAGTCCGCCGCGCCCTGATCTACTTCGAGGAGCACCGTCGCGAGCTCTTCGCCCGCGGCGAATCAGCGGAGGAGCCATGA
- a CDS encoding RnfABCDGE type electron transport complex subunit D, whose product MFELVRSSPHFHPGRSSVRRVMFTVCAALIPGTLAHLWFFGPGIAFNLVAAIAAALLTEAVLLRLRHRPVMPFLGDGSAVLTAWLLALALPSLAPWWLPMLGTALGMALGKHLYGGLGHNPFNPAMVGYVILLVSFPREMTTWLPPAGAVDLGAHLQFFLTGSLPAAADLDAVTRATPLDQIKTALGQNQTIPEVWQGNPIFGDLAGIGWEWINTLFLLGGLWLVFRKVIPWQTPAGVILGVGIPALFFYALDPGAYGSPAFHILSGATMLGAFFIATDPVSAPSAPLARLWYGLGIGAFIYIIRTWGGYPDGVAFAVLLMNTAAPTLDYYIQPRTFGHGRGE is encoded by the coding sequence GTGTTCGAACTGGTCCGCAGCTCCCCCCACTTCCACCCCGGCCGCAGCAGCGTGCGCCGGGTCATGTTCACCGTCTGCGCCGCCCTGATCCCGGGCACCCTGGCCCACCTCTGGTTCTTCGGCCCCGGCATCGCCTTCAATCTGGTCGCGGCCATCGCCGCCGCCCTGCTCACCGAGGCGGTGCTCCTGCGCCTGCGCCACCGGCCGGTCATGCCCTTCCTGGGCGACGGCTCGGCGGTGCTCACCGCCTGGCTGCTGGCCCTGGCCCTGCCCTCTCTGGCGCCCTGGTGGCTGCCCATGCTGGGCACCGCCCTGGGCATGGCCCTGGGCAAGCACCTCTACGGCGGGCTGGGCCACAACCCCTTCAACCCGGCCATGGTGGGCTACGTCATCCTGCTGGTCTCCTTCCCCCGGGAGATGACCACCTGGCTGCCGCCGGCCGGCGCCGTGGACCTCGGCGCCCATCTGCAGTTCTTCCTCACCGGCTCCCTGCCGGCGGCGGCCGACCTGGACGCGGTGACCCGGGCGACGCCGCTGGACCAGATCAAGACGGCCCTGGGGCAGAACCAGACCATCCCGGAGGTCTGGCAGGGCAACCCGATCTTCGGCGATCTGGCCGGCATCGGCTGGGAATGGATTAACACCCTCTTCCTCTTGGGCGGTTTGTGGCTGGTATTCCGGAAGGTCATCCCGTGGCAGACCCCGGCCGGCGTGATCCTCGGCGTCGGCATCCCGGCCCTGTTCTTCTACGCCCTGGACCCCGGCGCCTACGGCTCGCCGGCCTTCCACATCCTCTCCGGGGCCACCATGCTGGGCGCCTTCTTCATCGCCACCGACCCGGTGAGCGCCCCCTCGGCACCGCTGGCGCGCCTCTGGTACGGCCTCGGTATCGGCGCCTTCATCTACATCATCCGCACCTGGGGCGGCTATCCCGACGGGGTCGCCTTCGCCGTCCTGCTCATGAATACCGCCGCCCCCACGCTGGACTACTACATCCAGCCGCGGACCTTCGGCCACGGGAGGGGGGAATGA